A genomic region of Vitis vinifera cultivar Pinot Noir 40024 chromosome 7, ASM3070453v1 contains the following coding sequences:
- the LOC100241542 gene encoding serine/threonine-protein kinase MHK isoform X2: MERYRILKEVGDGTCGTVYKALNMETYEIVAVKKMKRKFFFWEECMNLREVKSLRKLNHPNIIKLKEIVRENNELFFIFEHMEYNLYQLMGEQKRPLSEEEIRSFMSQVLQGLAHMHKNGYFHRDLKPENLLVTNNVIKIADFGLAREVSSMPPYTDYVSTRWYRAPEVLFQSSSYTPAIDMWAVGAILAELFTLCPIFPGESEIDQLYKICCVLGTPDWTIFSEATNISRLLSVSYSEILPANLSDIIPNASLEATDLIMQLCSWDPLGRPTAEQALKHPFFHVGKWVPHPLPDPFQMKQNDTAKPNLELNLWDFGREPDDCFLGLTLAVKPSVSNLASPEFEELFLAEMVHKVSQGTGEDILFCSGFQDSSGKSVFWSVLSPDRNGIDTSVDASLSLSFSSIPHPSVGVRESTAGFSIFGCPLLAMPSQFQQG, from the exons gtTGCagtcaagaaaatgaagagaaagttttttttctGGGAGGAATGCATGAACCTACGAGAAGTCAAG TCCCTCCGGAAATTGAATCATCCCAATATCATAAAGTTGAAGGAGATTGTCAGGGAAAACAATGAgctgtttttcatatttgaacaCATG GAATATAATCTGTACCAATTAATGGGAGAACAGAAAAGACCCCTTTCAGAGGAAGAGATACGGAGCTTTATGTCTCAAGTGCTGCAAGGACTTGCACACATGCATAAAAATGGATATTTTCATCGGGACTTAAAACCTG AGAATTTGCTGGTGACAAACaatgtgattaaaattgctGACTTCGGACTGGCTAGAGAAGTATCATCTATGCCTCCTTATACTGACTATGTGTCCACACGGTG GTACCGAGCACCAGAAGTCCTGTTCCAGTCTTCATCATACACCCCTGCAATTG ACATGTGGGCAGTTGGTGCAATACTAGCTGAGCTTTTCACTTTGTGCCCAATTTTCCCTGGTGAAAG TGAAATAGATCAACTATACAAGATATGCTGTGTCCTCGGCACTCCAGATTGGACTATTTTCTCTGAAGCTACAAATATTTCACGATTATTAAGTGTTAGTTATTCAGAG atTTTACCTGCCAATCTTTCTGACATTATTCCCAATGCTAGCTTGGAAGCAACTGATTTGATCATG CAACTTTGTTCATGGGACCCACTAGGGAGGCCAACTGCAGAGCAAGCACTCAAACATCCATTTTTCCAT GTGGGCAAGTGGGTTCCTCATCCACTCCCAGATCCATTTCAGATGAAGCAAAATGACACAG CGAAGCCTAACCTTGAGTTGAACCTATGGGACTTTGGCCGTGAACCAGATGACTGTTTTCTTGGCTTGACACTGGCAGTGAAGCCCAGTGTGTCCAACTTGG CTTCTCCTGAATTTGAGGAATTATTCCTTGCAGAGATGGTCCACAAGGTATCTCAAGGTACAGGAGAG GATATATTGTTTTGCTCTGGTTTTCAGGACAGTTCGGGAAAGTCAG TTTTTTGGTCAGTACTTTCCCCTGATCGGAATGGAATTGACACATCGGTTGATGCTTCGCTGTCATTGTCATTTAG TTCAATTCCACATCCCTCAGTTGGAGTTAGAGAGTCAACAGCTGGATTCTCCATCTTCGGCTGTCCATTGTTGGCCATGCCCTCACAGTTTCAACAGGGTTGA
- the LOC100241542 gene encoding serine/threonine-protein kinase MHK isoform X3, whose product MERYRILKEVGDGTCGTVYKALNMETYEIVAVKKMKRKFFFWEECMNLREVKSLRKLNHPNIIKLKEIVRENNELFFIFEHMEYNLYQLMGEQKRPLSEEEIRSFMSQVLQGLAHMHKNGYFHRDLKPENLLVTNNVIKIADFGLAREVSSMPPYTDYVSTRWYRAPEVLFQSSSYTPAIDMWAVGAILAELFTLCPIFPGESEIDQLYKICCVLGTPDWTIFSEATNISRLLSVSYSEILPANLSDIIPNASLEATDLIMQLCSWDPLGRPTAEQALKHPFFHVGKWVPHPLPDPFQMKQNDTAKPNLELNLWDFGREPDDCFLGLTLAVKPSVSNLEMVHKVSQGTGEDILFCSGFQDSSGKSVFWSVLSPDRNGIDTSVDASLSLSFSSIPHPSVGVRESTAGFSIFGCPLLAMPSQFQQG is encoded by the exons gtTGCagtcaagaaaatgaagagaaagttttttttctGGGAGGAATGCATGAACCTACGAGAAGTCAAG TCCCTCCGGAAATTGAATCATCCCAATATCATAAAGTTGAAGGAGATTGTCAGGGAAAACAATGAgctgtttttcatatttgaacaCATG GAATATAATCTGTACCAATTAATGGGAGAACAGAAAAGACCCCTTTCAGAGGAAGAGATACGGAGCTTTATGTCTCAAGTGCTGCAAGGACTTGCACACATGCATAAAAATGGATATTTTCATCGGGACTTAAAACCTG AGAATTTGCTGGTGACAAACaatgtgattaaaattgctGACTTCGGACTGGCTAGAGAAGTATCATCTATGCCTCCTTATACTGACTATGTGTCCACACGGTG GTACCGAGCACCAGAAGTCCTGTTCCAGTCTTCATCATACACCCCTGCAATTG ACATGTGGGCAGTTGGTGCAATACTAGCTGAGCTTTTCACTTTGTGCCCAATTTTCCCTGGTGAAAG TGAAATAGATCAACTATACAAGATATGCTGTGTCCTCGGCACTCCAGATTGGACTATTTTCTCTGAAGCTACAAATATTTCACGATTATTAAGTGTTAGTTATTCAGAG atTTTACCTGCCAATCTTTCTGACATTATTCCCAATGCTAGCTTGGAAGCAACTGATTTGATCATG CAACTTTGTTCATGGGACCCACTAGGGAGGCCAACTGCAGAGCAAGCACTCAAACATCCATTTTTCCAT GTGGGCAAGTGGGTTCCTCATCCACTCCCAGATCCATTTCAGATGAAGCAAAATGACACAG CGAAGCCTAACCTTGAGTTGAACCTATGGGACTTTGGCCGTGAACCAGATGACTGTTTTCTTGGCTTGACACTGGCAGTGAAGCCCAGTGTGTCCAACTTGG AGATGGTCCACAAGGTATCTCAAGGTACAGGAGAG GATATATTGTTTTGCTCTGGTTTTCAGGACAGTTCGGGAAAGTCAG TTTTTTGGTCAGTACTTTCCCCTGATCGGAATGGAATTGACACATCGGTTGATGCTTCGCTGTCATTGTCATTTAG TTCAATTCCACATCCCTCAGTTGGAGTTAGAGAGTCAACAGCTGGATTCTCCATCTTCGGCTGTCCATTGTTGGCCATGCCCTCACAGTTTCAACAGGGTTGA
- the LOC100241542 gene encoding serine/threonine-protein kinase MHK isoform X1: MERYRILKEVGDGTCGTVYKALNMETYEIVAVKKMKRKFFFWEECMNLREVKSLRKLNHPNIIKLKEIVRENNELFFIFEHMEYNLYQLMGEQKRPLSEEEIRSFMSQVLQGLAHMHKNGYFHRDLKPENLLVTNNVIKIADFGLAREVSSMPPYTDYVSTRWYRAPEVLFQSSSYTPAIDMWAVGAILAELFTLCPIFPGESEIDQLYKICCVLGTPDWTIFSEATNISRLLSVSYSEILPANLSDIIPNASLEATDLIMQLCSWDPLGRPTAEQALKHPFFHVGKWVPHPLPDPFQMKQNDTAKPNLELNLWDFGREPDDCFLGLTLAVKPSVSNLEMVHKVSQGTGEDILFCSGFQDSSGKSVFWSVLSPDRNGIDTSVDASLSLSFRSVLIFNNSFLLTSVNWQCLQTSLFTCVSFFCQIYFEQNMHMPTSSLGELLFNTKSFM, translated from the exons gtTGCagtcaagaaaatgaagagaaagttttttttctGGGAGGAATGCATGAACCTACGAGAAGTCAAG TCCCTCCGGAAATTGAATCATCCCAATATCATAAAGTTGAAGGAGATTGTCAGGGAAAACAATGAgctgtttttcatatttgaacaCATG GAATATAATCTGTACCAATTAATGGGAGAACAGAAAAGACCCCTTTCAGAGGAAGAGATACGGAGCTTTATGTCTCAAGTGCTGCAAGGACTTGCACACATGCATAAAAATGGATATTTTCATCGGGACTTAAAACCTG AGAATTTGCTGGTGACAAACaatgtgattaaaattgctGACTTCGGACTGGCTAGAGAAGTATCATCTATGCCTCCTTATACTGACTATGTGTCCACACGGTG GTACCGAGCACCAGAAGTCCTGTTCCAGTCTTCATCATACACCCCTGCAATTG ACATGTGGGCAGTTGGTGCAATACTAGCTGAGCTTTTCACTTTGTGCCCAATTTTCCCTGGTGAAAG TGAAATAGATCAACTATACAAGATATGCTGTGTCCTCGGCACTCCAGATTGGACTATTTTCTCTGAAGCTACAAATATTTCACGATTATTAAGTGTTAGTTATTCAGAG atTTTACCTGCCAATCTTTCTGACATTATTCCCAATGCTAGCTTGGAAGCAACTGATTTGATCATG CAACTTTGTTCATGGGACCCACTAGGGAGGCCAACTGCAGAGCAAGCACTCAAACATCCATTTTTCCAT GTGGGCAAGTGGGTTCCTCATCCACTCCCAGATCCATTTCAGATGAAGCAAAATGACACAG CGAAGCCTAACCTTGAGTTGAACCTATGGGACTTTGGCCGTGAACCAGATGACTGTTTTCTTGGCTTGACACTGGCAGTGAAGCCCAGTGTGTCCAACTTGG AGATGGTCCACAAGGTATCTCAAGGTACAGGAGAG GATATATTGTTTTGCTCTGGTTTTCAGGACAGTTCGGGAAAGTCAG TTTTTTGGTCAGTACTTTCCCCTGATCGGAATGGAATTGACACATCGGTTGATGCTTCGCTGTCATTGTCATTTAGGTCAGTTCTAATCTTTAACAATTCTTTCCTGCTTACATCTGTCAATTGGCAATGTCTTCAAACCTCACTCTTTACATGTGTGtcatttttttgtcaaatttattttgagCAAAACATGCACATGCCAACTAGCAGCTTAGGGGAACTATTGTTCAACACTAAAAGCTTTAtgtaa